The following coding sequences are from one Ficedula albicollis isolate OC2 chromosome 17, FicAlb1.5, whole genome shotgun sequence window:
- the GPSM1 gene encoding G-protein-signaling modulator 1 isoform X6 has translation MDDQRCPLEECPAEAAEAAATRVPALAERISQSTLMTSPQTEEFFDLIASSQSRRLDDQRANLGNLPGLRITHNNLGHLRVEGDAQEPGDEFFNMLMKCQSARIDDQRCAPPDSIPRGPTMPDEDFFSLIQRVQAKRMDEQRVDLAAVQEAAEQEQQRPASS, from the exons ATGGATGATCAGCGCTGCCCGTTGGAGGAGTGCCCAGCCGAGGCTGCCGAGGCGGCTGCCACGCgggtccctgccctggcagagcgGATAT CACAGTCCACCCTGATGACATCTCCACAGACAGAGGAGTTCTTCGACCTCATCGCCAGCTCCCAGAGCCGCCGCCTGGATGACCAACGTGCCAATCTGGGCAACCTGCCCGGCCTGCGGATAACCCACAACAACCTGGGCCACCTGCGTGTGGAGGGGGACGCCCAGGAGCCCGGGGACGAGTTCTTCAACATGCTCATGAAGTGTCAG TCGGCCAGGATCGATGACCAGCGCTGTGCCCCCCCAGACTCCATCCCCCGTGGCCCCACCATGCCCGATGAAGATTTCTTCAGCCTCATCCAGCGTGTCCAGGCCAAACGCATGGACGAGCAGCGCGTGGATTTGGCCGCAGTCCAGGAGGcggctgagcaggagcagcagaggcctGCTTCCAGCTAA
- the GPSM1 gene encoding G-protein-signaling modulator 1 isoform X5 — translation MAQLRAALGLSPGDEDGAAAHPCSGYEAQGARPKRLQRNSMDSLDLLKFPSEKDQNGDSHHVGELKISGKEFLSLPARTKKHREHQCSSERRPQGSGASPLDAGEVQVQVPQSKINRTPSDEECFFDLLSKFQSSRMDDQRCPLEECPAEAAEAAATRVPALAERISQSTLMTSPQTEEFFDLIASSQSRRLDDQRANLGNLPGLRITHNNLGHLRVEGDAQEPGDEFFNMLMKCQSARIDDQRCAPPDSIPRGPTMPDEDFFSLIQRVQAKRMDEQRVDLAAVQEAAEQEQQRPASS, via the exons GAGCCAGGCCAAAGAGACTCCAGAGGAACAGCATGGACAGCTTAGACCTGCTCAAGTTCCCTTCTGAAAAG GACCAGAATGGGGACAGCCACCACGTGGGAGAGCTGAAGATCTCAGGAAAAGAGTTCTTGTCATTACCTGCGAGAACAAAGAAGCACAGGGAGCACCAGTGCAGCTCAGAGAGGAGACCCCAGGGATCAGGTGCATCCCCTCTGGATGCTGGGGAAGTCCAAGTCCAGGTGCCACAGTCG AAAATCAACCGGACCCCTTCGGACGAGGAATGCTTCTTTGACCTGTTGAGCAAGTTCCAGAGCAGCCGGATGGATGATCAGCGCTGCCCGTTGGAGGAGTGCCCAGCCGAGGCTGCCGAGGCGGCTGCCACGCgggtccctgccctggcagagcgGATAT CACAGTCCACCCTGATGACATCTCCACAGACAGAGGAGTTCTTCGACCTCATCGCCAGCTCCCAGAGCCGCCGCCTGGATGACCAACGTGCCAATCTGGGCAACCTGCCCGGCCTGCGGATAACCCACAACAACCTGGGCCACCTGCGTGTGGAGGGGGACGCCCAGGAGCCCGGGGACGAGTTCTTCAACATGCTCATGAAGTGTCAG TCGGCCAGGATCGATGACCAGCGCTGTGCCCCCCCAGACTCCATCCCCCGTGGCCCCACCATGCCCGATGAAGATTTCTTCAGCCTCATCCAGCGTGTCCAGGCCAAACGCATGGACGAGCAGCGCGTGGATTTGGCCGCAGTCCAGGAGGcggctgagcaggagcagcagaggcctGCTTCCAGCTAA